The Nitriliruptor alkaliphilus DSM 45188 genome includes a region encoding these proteins:
- a CDS encoding NAD(P)-dependent oxidoreductase yields MPEIEVIAEQWPEQIAFVPSTPAGDPAPATEARADLDVLVGLPFHLTGELLDEMPNVRLIHILGHGVDPLFAPELLGRIRERGITVARTGCASTAAAEYAIMAMVTLARRITPMHYDVLANGGWSLERKVRRMEGGLGGELAGKRLLIVGYGGIGRELAPRAKAFGMEVTVLRRHPASERSGPSVDRFAGMGDLDRELSRTDHLVLAVPLTEETNGVIDAARVSLLRPATCVVNLARGEVVDEAALLRALEAGWIGGLALDVWRHEVDPTVPLPGSEWLARNLLATPHISGLTVEARLRSLETIGESLRRFLRGEKLAHVVDLELGY; encoded by the coding sequence ATGCCCGAGATCGAGGTCATCGCCGAGCAGTGGCCCGAGCAGATCGCGTTCGTCCCGTCGACCCCGGCTGGGGATCCTGCACCCGCGACGGAGGCACGTGCCGACCTCGACGTGCTCGTCGGCCTCCCCTTCCACCTCACGGGTGAGCTCCTCGATGAGATGCCGAACGTGCGTCTGATCCACATCCTCGGCCACGGGGTCGACCCGCTGTTCGCCCCCGAACTGCTCGGCCGGATCCGTGAGCGCGGGATCACCGTGGCGCGTACAGGCTGCGCGTCGACCGCGGCAGCCGAGTACGCGATCATGGCCATGGTCACCCTGGCCCGGCGTATCACGCCGATGCACTACGACGTACTCGCCAACGGCGGCTGGTCGCTGGAGCGCAAGGTTCGCCGTATGGAGGGGGGCCTCGGCGGCGAGCTCGCCGGCAAGCGACTGCTGATCGTGGGCTACGGCGGGATCGGCCGTGAGCTGGCCCCGCGCGCCAAGGCTTTCGGGATGGAGGTGACGGTCCTGCGCCGTCATCCAGCGTCCGAGCGGTCCGGGCCGAGCGTCGACCGCTTCGCGGGGATGGGTGACCTCGACCGGGAGCTGTCCCGTACCGATCACCTCGTCCTGGCCGTGCCGCTGACCGAGGAGACCAACGGCGTGATCGACGCGGCCCGGGTGTCGTTGCTGCGTCCAGCCACCTGCGTGGTCAACCTGGCCCGCGGGGAGGTGGTGGACGAGGCCGCACTGTTGCGAGCGCTCGAGGCGGGCTGGATAGGCGGTCTGGCGCTGGACGTCTGGCGACACGAGGTCGACCCGACGGTGCCGTTGCCCGGCAGCGAGTGGCTGGCTCGCAACCTGCTCGCCACCCCCCACATCAGCGGTCTGACCGTCGAGGCGCGGCTGCGGAGCCTCGAGACCATCGGGGAGTCGCTGCGGCGGTTCCTGCGCGGCGAGAAGCTCGCCCACGTGGTCGACCTCGAACTGGGCTACTGA
- a CDS encoding SDR family NAD(P)-dependent oxidoreductase produces the protein MDLGLTGRNAMVAGGSSGLGLGTARALVGEGANVSICGRDAGRLAAAIDELQQHAVDGARVHGAEVDVRDDAGLVRWVGDVEAALGPVDIAVANAGGPPKGDADEVDVDDYRRALELNLMPSIVLTEHVLPGMRRRGWGRVLFITSVSVLDPLPGLALSNVARPGLVGYARSLVDVLDGDSGSVTVNVLAPGPHATPRVSASTGHGRLGDPHDFGAVAAFVCSRQAAYVHGAVIAVDGGAHGGAA, from the coding sequence ATGGATCTCGGTCTCACCGGACGGAACGCCATGGTCGCCGGCGGGAGCAGCGGTCTCGGCCTCGGCACCGCGCGGGCCTTGGTCGGCGAGGGTGCCAACGTCTCGATCTGCGGTCGTGACGCTGGCCGGCTCGCCGCCGCCATCGACGAGCTGCAGCAGCACGCCGTCGACGGGGCGCGTGTTCACGGCGCTGAGGTCGACGTCCGTGACGACGCTGGGCTCGTGCGCTGGGTGGGTGACGTGGAGGCGGCACTCGGCCCCGTGGACATCGCCGTGGCGAACGCGGGGGGCCCGCCGAAGGGGGATGCGGATGAGGTCGATGTGGACGACTACCGCCGCGCACTCGAGCTGAACCTGATGCCGTCCATCGTGCTGACCGAGCACGTCCTGCCGGGTATGCGGCGGCGTGGTTGGGGACGGGTGCTCTTCATCACGTCGGTGTCCGTCCTCGACCCGCTCCCCGGTCTGGCGTTGTCCAACGTGGCTCGTCCCGGTCTGGTCGGCTACGCAAGATCGTTGGTCGACGTGCTCGATGGCGACTCCGGATCCGTGACGGTCAACGTCCTCGCGCCTGGGCCCCACGCGACGCCACGCGTCTCGGCGAGCACGGGTCACGGTCGGCTCGGTGATCCGCACGACTTCGGTGCGGTCGCGGCCTTCGTGTGCAGCCGCCAGGCCGCGTACGTGCACGGGGCGGTGATCGCCGTCGACGGCGGTGCCCACGGGGGAGCGGCGTGA